A window of Clavibacter michiganensis contains these coding sequences:
- a CDS encoding ABC transporter permease subunit, with amino-acid sequence MGRARDGLVVGASRVVAIGGVVALVGALPWLSGRSPEYTILRARYADLEATPEALAAVRAQLGLDRGPLAVSLDWLAGVLRGDLGTSWISGRPVLPGTLDALGVSLTLMAFAIAVAVVVAALLCAPALRDATRGRLARGSGALAAMLTALPEFLLATSLLVVVAVWLRWAPPSGWDGPANAVLPALALGIPAGGLIGRLLADAIRSASAERWVATWAMAGLPPARTTLAVLRRALPSVLGQIGLVLVGLTGGAVAVEQVFAIPGIGRATLGAASSQDVPALQAGVLALLAVAVAAGALADLARRALLGPALRLGSLPVPDARVPARPRDAVVPAVAAGLLALIVVAGLARDPLATTAGRLAPPSWALPFGADASGRDLLGRVGHGAVTTLGTALVVVIACCAIGLALGLLPRAAIGPIEVANAAPPILAGIVVAAIQGPSSAGAAIAVAAVGWAPLAAHAGALMQEARAQPHVRILPVLGVGRARILVMHLLPAVVGPVVRNALLRLPGIALTLAALGFLGLGSAPPTPEWGLILSEGSAYAERAPWAVGAPALALVLAAVLAVSLSAHDLTGLLRRRRGSTADARPADAPAIAKAG; translated from the coding sequence ATGGGCCGCGCGCGCGACGGGCTCGTCGTCGGGGCGTCCCGCGTCGTCGCGATCGGCGGCGTCGTGGCGCTCGTCGGCGCGCTGCCGTGGCTCTCCGGCCGCTCGCCCGAGTACACGATCCTCCGCGCGCGCTACGCCGACCTCGAGGCCACCCCGGAGGCGCTCGCGGCGGTGCGCGCGCAGCTCGGCCTCGACCGCGGGCCGCTCGCCGTCTCGCTCGACTGGCTCGCGGGCGTCCTCCGCGGCGACCTCGGCACGTCGTGGATCTCCGGCCGCCCGGTCCTTCCCGGCACCCTCGACGCGCTCGGCGTCTCCCTCACGCTGATGGCGTTCGCGATCGCGGTCGCCGTAGTGGTCGCGGCGCTCCTCTGCGCGCCCGCCCTCCGAGACGCGACGCGCGGGCGCCTGGCACGCGGATCCGGCGCCCTGGCCGCCATGCTCACCGCGCTCCCCGAGTTCCTGCTCGCGACCTCGCTCCTCGTGGTGGTCGCCGTCTGGCTGCGCTGGGCGCCGCCGTCCGGATGGGACGGGCCGGCGAACGCCGTGCTCCCGGCTCTCGCCCTCGGGATCCCCGCGGGCGGGCTCATCGGACGCCTCCTCGCCGACGCGATCCGGTCCGCGTCGGCCGAGCGCTGGGTCGCCACGTGGGCGATGGCGGGCCTGCCGCCCGCGCGCACGACCCTCGCGGTGCTGCGCCGCGCGCTGCCGTCGGTGCTCGGGCAGATCGGGCTCGTGCTCGTCGGCCTCACGGGCGGCGCGGTCGCGGTCGAGCAGGTGTTCGCGATCCCCGGCATCGGCCGCGCGACCCTGGGCGCGGCCAGCAGCCAGGACGTGCCGGCGCTGCAGGCGGGCGTGCTCGCCCTGCTCGCGGTCGCCGTCGCCGCGGGCGCGCTCGCCGACCTCGCCCGTCGCGCGCTCCTCGGGCCCGCCCTCCGCCTCGGATCCCTGCCCGTGCCCGACGCGCGCGTCCCCGCCCGGCCCCGCGACGCCGTCGTCCCCGCCGTCGCGGCCGGTCTCCTCGCGCTCATCGTCGTGGCGGGCCTCGCGCGGGATCCCCTCGCCACCACCGCGGGCCGCCTCGCCCCGCCCTCGTGGGCGCTCCCCTTCGGCGCCGATGCGAGCGGCCGCGACCTCCTCGGCCGGGTCGGCCACGGCGCCGTCACGACGCTCGGCACCGCGCTCGTCGTCGTGATCGCCTGCTGCGCCATCGGGCTCGCGCTCGGGCTCCTGCCGCGCGCCGCGATCGGGCCGATCGAGGTGGCGAACGCGGCGCCGCCGATCCTCGCCGGGATCGTGGTGGCGGCGATCCAGGGCCCGTCGAGCGCGGGCGCCGCCATCGCGGTGGCGGCCGTCGGCTGGGCGCCTCTCGCCGCGCACGCCGGGGCGCTGATGCAGGAGGCGCGCGCGCAGCCGCACGTGCGGATCCTGCCGGTGCTCGGCGTCGGACGCGCGCGGATCCTCGTCATGCACCTCCTGCCCGCGGTCGTCGGCCCGGTGGTGCGGAACGCGCTGCTGCGCCTGCCCGGCATCGCCCTGACGCTCGCCGCGCTCGGCTTCCTCGGGCTCGGCAGCGCCCCGCCGACGCCCGAGTGGGGCCTGATCCTCAGCGAGGGCAGCGCCTACGCGGAGCGCGCGCCGTGGGCCGTGGGCGCGCCCGCCCTCGCGCTCGTGCTCGCCGCGGTGCTCGCGGTGTCGCTCTCGGCGCACGACCTGACGGGCCTCCTGCGGCGGCGGCGTGGATCCACCGCGGACGCGCGCCCGGCCGACGCTCCGGCGATCGCGAAGGCGGGCTAG
- a CDS encoding ABC transporter ATP-binding protein: MTDALAATGITHRYPPRRDTAARRAARAARASGAPGPAPALDDVSFRIAPGETVGIVGRSGSGKSTLLRVLLALEAPTSGAVALGDRGVTPGRTSALRWYRRRVQAVPQDPGASLEPRMTVRQLIREPLRRLDVPGDHAAIVARALDDVGLAASLADRRPRELSGGQAQRVALARAIATSPGILLADEPVSGVDLPLRDRIIELLGDLVRERGLGLVLVSHDLDAVARLCGRSVVLAGGRIVEEGPTGRLLADPAHPATRELADAVPRLPGALTA, from the coding sequence ATGACCGACGCGCTCGCCGCCACCGGGATCACGCACCGGTACCCGCCGCGCCGCGACACCGCCGCGCGGCGCGCCGCCCGGGCCGCGCGCGCATCCGGCGCCCCCGGCCCCGCGCCCGCGCTCGACGACGTGTCGTTCCGCATCGCGCCGGGCGAGACGGTCGGGATCGTGGGCCGCTCCGGATCCGGCAAGTCGACGCTCCTGCGCGTGCTGCTCGCCCTCGAGGCGCCGACCTCGGGCGCCGTCGCGCTGGGCGACCGTGGGGTCACGCCCGGCCGCACGTCCGCCCTGCGCTGGTACCGGCGGCGCGTGCAGGCGGTGCCGCAGGATCCGGGCGCGAGCCTCGAGCCGCGCATGACCGTGCGGCAGCTGATCCGCGAGCCGCTCCGCCGCCTCGACGTGCCGGGCGACCACGCCGCGATCGTCGCCCGCGCCCTCGACGACGTCGGGCTCGCCGCGTCGCTCGCCGATCGCCGGCCCCGGGAGCTGTCGGGCGGCCAGGCGCAGCGCGTCGCGTTGGCCCGGGCCATCGCGACCTCGCCGGGGATCCTCCTGGCCGACGAGCCCGTGAGCGGGGTCGACCTGCCGCTGCGGGACCGGATCATCGAGCTGCTCGGCGACCTCGTGCGCGAGCGTGGCCTGGGGCTCGTGCTCGTGTCGCACGACCTCGACGCCGTCGCACGGCTCTGCGGGCGCAGCGTGGTGCTCGCGGGCGGGCGGATCGTGGAGGAGGGGCCGACCGGGCGCCTGCTCGCCGACCCCGCGCATCCGGCCACGCGCGAGCTCGCCGACGCCGTGCCGCGGCTGCCGGGAGCGCTCACCGCATGA
- a CDS encoding ABC transporter substrate-binding protein: MPARRPRPARSAALIALAAASALALSGCFAAGPGSATGGGQDGDARIRLAMLQPPRSGLTPLSDDAFKLARWSTAETLVTLDDLGAAQPLLATGWTRVDDLTWAFDIRPDVPFHDGTTLTAAQAAASLTAAATASPKPRILDGVDLTATSDGDRVLVRTATPDPLVPQRMSSPQLAILAASAYGADGTVSPVGTGTGPFRLTAVDGTSSATLDRFDGYWGGRAASAGIDVRFVPDGTARAAALRTGTADVVEAIPVGQAAQVDPQLLHEVAMPRTNTLYLNTRTGPFADPAVRAAAEAAVDRAALVSGVYEGRADAATGLLGPALPWAADLRDGASYRDALAGRATPAQVDGVPITLGTFTDRAELPEVAVQLEQQLEAAGFDVTQDVREYQYIEADALAGRFDAFILSRATVLDSGDPAAYLYSDFACQGSFNISQECDPAVDQALAEASALPAGPERRAAIMRVEALVLADDAAVPLLHERVIQGEAAGVTGAVRDPRERALITVDTRVER, translated from the coding sequence ATGCCCGCTAGACGCCCCCGCCCCGCCCGCTCCGCCGCCCTCATCGCCCTCGCCGCCGCATCTGCGCTCGCCCTCAGCGGCTGCTTCGCCGCGGGCCCGGGATCCGCCACAGGAGGCGGGCAGGATGGCGACGCCCGCATCCGGCTCGCCATGCTGCAGCCGCCGCGCTCCGGCCTCACGCCGCTCAGCGACGACGCCTTCAAGCTCGCGCGCTGGAGCACGGCCGAGACGCTCGTGACCCTCGACGACCTCGGCGCCGCGCAGCCGCTGCTCGCCACCGGCTGGACCCGCGTCGACGACCTCACGTGGGCCTTCGACATCCGCCCCGACGTGCCCTTCCACGACGGGACGACCCTCACGGCCGCGCAGGCCGCCGCCTCGCTCACCGCCGCGGCGACGGCGAGCCCGAAGCCGCGGATCCTCGACGGGGTCGACCTCACGGCCACCTCGGACGGCGACCGCGTCCTCGTGCGCACCGCGACGCCCGACCCGCTCGTGCCGCAGCGCATGTCGAGCCCGCAGCTCGCGATCCTCGCGGCCTCCGCGTACGGCGCCGACGGCACGGTCTCTCCCGTAGGCACCGGCACGGGCCCGTTCCGCCTCACCGCGGTCGACGGCACCTCGTCCGCCACGCTCGACCGGTTCGACGGCTACTGGGGCGGCCGCGCCGCGTCCGCCGGCATCGACGTGCGCTTCGTGCCCGACGGCACCGCGCGCGCCGCCGCGCTCCGCACCGGGACGGCCGACGTGGTCGAGGCGATCCCCGTCGGCCAGGCCGCGCAGGTGGATCCGCAGCTCCTGCACGAGGTCGCGATGCCGCGCACGAACACGCTCTACCTCAACACGCGGACGGGGCCCTTCGCGGATCCGGCCGTGCGCGCCGCCGCCGAGGCCGCGGTCGACCGCGCCGCCCTCGTCTCCGGCGTGTACGAGGGACGGGCCGACGCGGCGACCGGGCTCCTCGGACCCGCGCTGCCCTGGGCCGCCGACCTCCGCGACGGCGCCTCCTACCGCGACGCGCTGGCGGGCCGGGCGACGCCCGCGCAGGTCGACGGCGTGCCGATCACGCTCGGCACCTTCACCGACCGGGCCGAGCTCCCGGAGGTCGCCGTGCAGCTCGAGCAGCAGCTCGAGGCCGCCGGCTTCGACGTGACACAGGACGTGCGCGAGTACCAGTACATCGAGGCCGACGCGCTGGCGGGGAGATTCGACGCCTTCATCCTGTCGCGCGCCACCGTGCTCGACTCGGGCGACCCCGCCGCGTACCTCTACAGCGACTTCGCCTGCCAGGGCTCGTTCAACATCTCGCAGGAGTGCGACCCCGCGGTCGACCAGGCCCTCGCCGAGGCGTCCGCGCTGCCGGCCGGGCCCGAGCGCCGCGCCGCGATCATGCGGGTCGAGGCGCTCGTGCTGGCCGACGACGCCGCGGTGCCGCTCCTGCACGAGCGCGTGATCCAGGGCGAGGCCGCCGGGGTCACGGGCGCCGTGCGCGATCCCCGCGAGCGCGCGCTCATCACGGTCGACACGCGCGTCGAGCGCTGA
- a CDS encoding MFS transporter, giving the protein MTASHPSGPAGPGTTAPPAAVLLSSQLVFNLGFYAVVPFLAVVMRDDLGLGALAIGLVLGARTFSQQGLFLLGGMLADRFGPRTLIAAGCVVRVSGYLGLALAAGLPGFLVGAILTGLGGALFSPALQSLVAAADARSRPTRRPGRPSLFAALVLVGEIGAAVGPLAGAALLGLGFSATVLVGAALFAAVGAALWCVIPADAGRAIAASRGEPRAGSEPVGGAAAVPAASADRWAAVRDRRFLAFSALFAVDLVAYNQLYLGLPLELARAGAGNAAVGSAFLAVSLLTIALQWPAALLAKRLGPGRALALGFGTTATGFAALALASVAPPAAGAALVPAAVLVVCLTLGHMTAGPVTMELVPSFAAGRPTASFYGLLASCGGVAVLVAGGVVGSLLDAWPAVAWGILAVLPVAAAVGLPRLLPGPIPSHDAHDAHAAGRAASPRATPAPPTTTPDAPRIAVDAPRIPETGPHAR; this is encoded by the coding sequence ATGACCGCGTCCCACCCGTCCGGACCCGCGGGCCCGGGCACCACCGCGCCTCCCGCCGCCGTCCTCCTCTCCAGCCAGCTCGTGTTCAACCTCGGCTTCTACGCGGTCGTGCCGTTCCTCGCGGTCGTGATGCGCGACGACCTCGGGCTCGGCGCCCTCGCGATCGGCCTGGTGCTCGGAGCCCGCACCTTCAGCCAGCAGGGCCTGTTCCTCCTCGGCGGGATGCTCGCCGACCGCTTCGGCCCGCGCACCCTCATCGCCGCGGGCTGCGTCGTGCGCGTGTCCGGCTACCTGGGGCTCGCTCTGGCCGCCGGCCTGCCCGGCTTCCTGGTCGGCGCGATCCTCACGGGGCTCGGCGGCGCGCTGTTCAGCCCGGCGCTGCAGAGCCTCGTGGCGGCCGCCGACGCGCGGTCCCGTCCCACCCGGCGGCCCGGGCGCCCGTCGCTGTTCGCGGCGCTCGTGCTGGTGGGCGAGATCGGCGCGGCCGTGGGTCCGCTCGCGGGCGCCGCCCTGCTCGGGCTGGGATTCTCGGCGACCGTGCTCGTGGGCGCGGCGCTGTTCGCGGCCGTCGGGGCGGCGCTGTGGTGCGTGATCCCGGCGGACGCGGGGCGGGCCATCGCGGCATCCCGCGGGGAGCCGCGCGCGGGATCCGAGCCCGTCGGCGGTGCTGCCGCCGTGCCCGCCGCCTCCGCCGACCGCTGGGCCGCCGTCCGCGACCGCCGCTTCCTCGCGTTCTCCGCCCTCTTCGCCGTTGACCTCGTGGCCTACAACCAGCTCTACCTGGGGCTGCCGCTCGAGCTCGCGCGCGCAGGTGCGGGGAATGCGGCGGTCGGATCCGCGTTCCTCGCCGTCTCGCTGCTCACGATCGCGCTGCAGTGGCCCGCCGCCCTCCTCGCGAAGCGGCTCGGCCCCGGTCGCGCGCTCGCCCTCGGATTCGGCACCACCGCGACGGGGTTCGCGGCGCTCGCGCTCGCGTCCGTGGCGCCGCCGGCCGCCGGTGCCGCGCTCGTGCCCGCCGCCGTCCTCGTCGTCTGCCTCACGCTCGGCCACATGACCGCGGGCCCCGTGACCATGGAGCTCGTGCCGTCGTTCGCCGCCGGCCGCCCGACCGCGTCGTTCTACGGCCTGCTCGCCAGCTGCGGCGGCGTGGCCGTGCTCGTCGCCGGCGGCGTGGTCGGATCCCTCCTCGACGCCTGGCCCGCGGTCGCCTGGGGGATCCTCGCGGTGCTGCCCGTCGCGGCCGCCGTCGGGCTACCCCGGCTGCTGCCCGGACCTATCCCCTCGCACGACGCGCACGACGCGCACGCAGCCGGCCGCGCCGCGTCCCCGCGCGCCACGCCCGCTCCCCCGACCACCACCCCCGATGCCCCGCGCATCGCCGTCGATGCCCCGCGCATCCCCGAGACAGGACCCCATGCCCGCTAG